One window of the Eucalyptus grandis isolate ANBG69807.140 chromosome 8, ASM1654582v1, whole genome shotgun sequence genome contains the following:
- the LOC104415949 gene encoding uncharacterized protein LOC104415949 isoform X1, giving the protein MPSASNMKLGFLQNHFGSSPARSLDGSFRKSNSDFSAYSVSGVSASSKSVPMSRKLFKGLKDYRKELVDLELFVQCLEDWVSENSFSDELDPMNMEQSFPAPFEIDELQKLDLALEGVLLQQLWRLPRSPYAPNYTKEDEYLALEDFLHAIVKGLWRTFWHKSLPLPCFVSCPFRPGSKFYTIEKAISRGKLEELCGLALISRSERDSQVHWDQVMVFVLYKLDILAGDELRLSSRAICEALFYGFHILVSRSLGNSNTVNGDSVFVLVLDSNYGGVVTLGGDLGKLESTPSNPYQAAAEWIKNHSEICVSPVDKIWNKLGNPNWGDLGTLQIIMAIFYSFVQSNGPPRKSIDHLASGHHLRVQKRRMECGALENDRALVPYQPASNQGEIAEVEEQEVPSLRRHALHLEIKRGEMLLLDDQQQGPKSFQIQESLVGGNHFLYNAVSVDHPTELLSLYVGAHPSRLEPSWEDMSLWYLVQRQTKVLNTLKQQGVSSKYLPEIIASGRILHSGPCTKQSPGDRCDHPWCGTPVLVTRPVGEPLSSIVARNGPFAAKEAVRCCRDCLAALRSAAMANIQHGDISSENVIRVTDTHGSGVKLNILTSWGRAVLEDRDSPGINLQFSSSHALQHGKLCPSSDAESLVYLLYFICGGTMDPQDSIESALQWRERSWARRTIQTHLGEVSALLKAFADYVDGLCGTPYPVDYDIWLKRLSAAVDGSTDRGKKIEEAIT; this is encoded by the exons ATGCCTTCAGCATCCAACATGAAATTAG GTTTCCTCCAAAATCATTTTGGTTCATCCCCCGCAAGAAGCTTGGATGGAAGTTTCAGGAAGTCAAACTCCG ATTTCTCTGCTTACAGCGTGTCTGGGGTTTCAGCTTCAAGTAAATCCGTGCCTATGTCCAGAAAATTATTCAAGGGACTAAAGGATTATAGAAAAGAACTTGTGGACCTGGAATTATTTGTCCAGTGTTTAGAGGATTGGGTTTCGGAGAATTCATTCTCAGACGAGTTAGACCCAATGAATATGGAGCAGTCTTTCCCGGCTCCCTTTGAGATTGATGAACTGCAAAAGCTGGATTTGGCTTTGGAGGGGGTATTGTTACAGCAGCTATGGCGCTTGCCACGTTCACCTTATGCTCCAAACTATACAAAGGAGGATGAGTATCTTGCACTAGAGGACTTCCTGCATGCTATTGTGAAAGGTTTATGGCGCACATTTTGGCATAAAAGCCTTCCGTTGCCATGCTTTGTATCTTGTCCCTTTCGTCCTGGATCTAAGTTCTACACGATAGAAAAGGCAATATCGAGAGGAAAGCTCGAAGAACTCTGCGGTTTAGCTTTGATATCAAGAAGTGAGAGAGATTCACAGGTGCACTGGGATCAAGTGATGGTATTTGTCTTGTATAAGCTGGATATATTAGCAGGTGATGAGTTGAGATTATCTTCAAGAGCTATCTGTGAAGCCCTCTTTTATGGATTTCACATTCTTGTCTCTAGGAGTTTGGGCAACTCTAATACTGTGAATGGCGATTCTGTTTTCGTCTTGGTTCTTGATTCGAATTATGGAGGAGTGGTGACGCTTGGAGGTGACCTTGGCAAACTCGAGTCAACTCCATCTAATCCATATCAAGCCGCAGCCGAGTGGATCAAGAATCATTCTGAAATTTGTGTGTCCCCTGTTGACAAGATATGGAATAAGCTAGGGAATCCAAATTGGGGAGACTTGGGAACTCTGCAAATAATCATGGCCATTTTCTACTCCTTTGTCCAGTCAAATGGACCACCGAGAAAATCAATAGATCACTTGGCCTCTGGTCATCACCTTCGTGTTCAGAAACGAAGGATGGAGTGTGGAGCCCTTGAGAATGACAGAGCTTTGGTACCTTACCAACCAGCTAGCAATCAAGGAGAGATTGCCGAAgttgaggagcaagaggttcCGTCTTTAAGAAGGCATGCACTGCATCTCGAAATAAAGCGAGGTGAGATGTTGCTCCTAGATGATCAGCAACAGGGACCTAAAAGTTTTCAAATACAGGAATCACTTGTCGGTGGCAATCATTTTCTGTATAATGCTGTTTCTGTTGATCATCCGACAGAGTTACTGAGCTTATATGTAGGCGCTCATCCATCCAGACTAGAGCCGTCTTGGGAGGATATGAGTTTGTGGTATCTAGTACAGAGGCAGACAAAGGTGTTAAACACTTTAAAGCAGCAGGGAGTGTCGAGCAAATACTTGCCTGAAATAATTGCATCTGGTCGTATTCTGCATTCAGGTCCATGCACAAAGCAGAGTCCAGGGGACCGATGCGACCACCCTTGGTGTGGAACGCCTGTACTTGTGACCCGTCCAGTTGGGGAGCCACTTTCCTCCATAGTTGCTCGGAACGGTCCCTTTGCTGCCAAAGAGGCAGTTCGGTGTTGCCGAGATTGCCTCGCCGCTCTGAGAAGTGCAGCTATGGCCAATATTCAGCATGGTGACATCTCTTCAGAGAATGTCATCCGGGTGACCGATACCCATGGCTCGGGCGTGAAGTTGAATATTCTCACATCATGGGGACGTGCCGTACTGGAAGATAGGGATAGCCCTGGGAtaaatttgcaattttcatCATCTCATGCTCTGCAGCATGGAAAGCTCTGTCCATCATCCGATGCTGAGAGCCTTGTTTACCTGCTCTATTTCATATGCGGGGGAACCATGGACCCACAGGATTCTATCGAATCGGCTCTACAGTGGAGGGAAAGAAGCTGGGCAAGACGTACAATCCAGACACACCTCGGTGAGGTTTCAGCTCTTCTCAAGGCATTTGCAGATTATGTCGATGGCCTTTGCGGAACACCATACCCTGTTGACTATGATATATGGCTCAAAAGGTTGAGCGCAGCTGTTGATGGCTCGACAGATAGaggtaaaaaaattgaagaggcAATAACATGA
- the LOC104415949 gene encoding uncharacterized protein LOC104415949 isoform X2, translating to MSRKLFKGLKDYRKELVDLELFVQCLEDWVSENSFSDELDPMNMEQSFPAPFEIDELQKLDLALEGVLLQQLWRLPRSPYAPNYTKEDEYLALEDFLHAIVKGLWRTFWHKSLPLPCFVSCPFRPGSKFYTIEKAISRGKLEELCGLALISRSERDSQVHWDQVMVFVLYKLDILAGDELRLSSRAICEALFYGFHILVSRSLGNSNTVNGDSVFVLVLDSNYGGVVTLGGDLGKLESTPSNPYQAAAEWIKNHSEICVSPVDKIWNKLGNPNWGDLGTLQIIMAIFYSFVQSNGPPRKSIDHLASGHHLRVQKRRMECGALENDRALVPYQPASNQGEIAEVEEQEVPSLRRHALHLEIKRGEMLLLDDQQQGPKSFQIQESLVGGNHFLYNAVSVDHPTELLSLYVGAHPSRLEPSWEDMSLWYLVQRQTKVLNTLKQQGVSSKYLPEIIASGRILHSGPCTKQSPGDRCDHPWCGTPVLVTRPVGEPLSSIVARNGPFAAKEAVRCCRDCLAALRSAAMANIQHGDISSENVIRVTDTHGSGVKLNILTSWGRAVLEDRDSPGINLQFSSSHALQHGKLCPSSDAESLVYLLYFICGGTMDPQDSIESALQWRERSWARRTIQTHLGEVSALLKAFADYVDGLCGTPYPVDYDIWLKRLSAAVDGSTDRGKKIEEAIT from the coding sequence ATGTCCAGAAAATTATTCAAGGGACTAAAGGATTATAGAAAAGAACTTGTGGACCTGGAATTATTTGTCCAGTGTTTAGAGGATTGGGTTTCGGAGAATTCATTCTCAGACGAGTTAGACCCAATGAATATGGAGCAGTCTTTCCCGGCTCCCTTTGAGATTGATGAACTGCAAAAGCTGGATTTGGCTTTGGAGGGGGTATTGTTACAGCAGCTATGGCGCTTGCCACGTTCACCTTATGCTCCAAACTATACAAAGGAGGATGAGTATCTTGCACTAGAGGACTTCCTGCATGCTATTGTGAAAGGTTTATGGCGCACATTTTGGCATAAAAGCCTTCCGTTGCCATGCTTTGTATCTTGTCCCTTTCGTCCTGGATCTAAGTTCTACACGATAGAAAAGGCAATATCGAGAGGAAAGCTCGAAGAACTCTGCGGTTTAGCTTTGATATCAAGAAGTGAGAGAGATTCACAGGTGCACTGGGATCAAGTGATGGTATTTGTCTTGTATAAGCTGGATATATTAGCAGGTGATGAGTTGAGATTATCTTCAAGAGCTATCTGTGAAGCCCTCTTTTATGGATTTCACATTCTTGTCTCTAGGAGTTTGGGCAACTCTAATACTGTGAATGGCGATTCTGTTTTCGTCTTGGTTCTTGATTCGAATTATGGAGGAGTGGTGACGCTTGGAGGTGACCTTGGCAAACTCGAGTCAACTCCATCTAATCCATATCAAGCCGCAGCCGAGTGGATCAAGAATCATTCTGAAATTTGTGTGTCCCCTGTTGACAAGATATGGAATAAGCTAGGGAATCCAAATTGGGGAGACTTGGGAACTCTGCAAATAATCATGGCCATTTTCTACTCCTTTGTCCAGTCAAATGGACCACCGAGAAAATCAATAGATCACTTGGCCTCTGGTCATCACCTTCGTGTTCAGAAACGAAGGATGGAGTGTGGAGCCCTTGAGAATGACAGAGCTTTGGTACCTTACCAACCAGCTAGCAATCAAGGAGAGATTGCCGAAgttgaggagcaagaggttcCGTCTTTAAGAAGGCATGCACTGCATCTCGAAATAAAGCGAGGTGAGATGTTGCTCCTAGATGATCAGCAACAGGGACCTAAAAGTTTTCAAATACAGGAATCACTTGTCGGTGGCAATCATTTTCTGTATAATGCTGTTTCTGTTGATCATCCGACAGAGTTACTGAGCTTATATGTAGGCGCTCATCCATCCAGACTAGAGCCGTCTTGGGAGGATATGAGTTTGTGGTATCTAGTACAGAGGCAGACAAAGGTGTTAAACACTTTAAAGCAGCAGGGAGTGTCGAGCAAATACTTGCCTGAAATAATTGCATCTGGTCGTATTCTGCATTCAGGTCCATGCACAAAGCAGAGTCCAGGGGACCGATGCGACCACCCTTGGTGTGGAACGCCTGTACTTGTGACCCGTCCAGTTGGGGAGCCACTTTCCTCCATAGTTGCTCGGAACGGTCCCTTTGCTGCCAAAGAGGCAGTTCGGTGTTGCCGAGATTGCCTCGCCGCTCTGAGAAGTGCAGCTATGGCCAATATTCAGCATGGTGACATCTCTTCAGAGAATGTCATCCGGGTGACCGATACCCATGGCTCGGGCGTGAAGTTGAATATTCTCACATCATGGGGACGTGCCGTACTGGAAGATAGGGATAGCCCTGGGAtaaatttgcaattttcatCATCTCATGCTCTGCAGCATGGAAAGCTCTGTCCATCATCCGATGCTGAGAGCCTTGTTTACCTGCTCTATTTCATATGCGGGGGAACCATGGACCCACAGGATTCTATCGAATCGGCTCTACAGTGGAGGGAAAGAAGCTGGGCAAGACGTACAATCCAGACACACCTCGGTGAGGTTTCAGCTCTTCTCAAGGCATTTGCAGATTATGTCGATGGCCTTTGCGGAACACCATACCCTGTTGACTATGATATATGGCTCAAAAGGTTGAGCGCAGCTGTTGATGGCTCGACAGATAGaggtaaaaaaattgaagaggcAATAACATGA